In a genomic window of Mercenaria mercenaria strain notata chromosome 19, MADL_Memer_1, whole genome shotgun sequence:
- the LOC123543045 gene encoding tafazzin-like, which produces MENMYPTKKPYYPRVGKKITVVIGEPLDFEDLRQLREQRKSEEEVRKCITDKIQNVFASLKAETEMRHKEQTMDK; this is translated from the exons ATGGAGAACATGTATCCAACAAAGAAACCGTATTATCCTAGAGTAGGAAAA aaaataacagTTGTTATAGGTGAACCTCTTGATTTTGAAGATCTCAGGCAGCTACGGGAACAAAGAAAGTCAGAG GAAGAAGTAAGGAAGTGCATTACAGACAAAATTCAGAACGTTTTTGCATCGCTCAAGGCGGAGACAGAAATGAGACATAAAGAGCAGACAATGGACAAATGA
- the LOC123543044 gene encoding tafazzin-like, with product MVVPEVWMTPTPFKESRIWRFLSCAVLLLMSLCSKLIFGLNKPCVYRREALYRCVAKRPKRKPLITVSNHYSMIDDFLLPYMLPWEQIRNRPSTRWVPGAKDVSCRTKQTALFFQLGRVIPVVRGDGVYQHGMDFCISRLNNGDWVHMYPEGIVNTSKDFMRLKWGKLIFCEIKILINLLFSIN from the exons ATGGTAGTGCCGGAAGTATGGATGACGCCAACACCTTTTAAAGAGTCGAGAATATGGAGATTTTTAAGCTGTGCCGTCTTACTTCTGATGTCCCTCTGCAGCAAACTTATCTTCG gtCTTAATAAACCTTGTGTGTACCGCAGAGAAGCTCTTTATAGATGTGTTGCCAAGCGACCAAAACGAAAGCCTCTGATAACTGTTAGCAATCATTACAGCATGATAGATGATTTTCTCCTGCCAT ATATGTTACCATGGGAACAGATAAGAAATCGGCCATCAACACGTTGGGTTCCAGGAGCTAAGGACGTTTCTTGTCGTACCAAACAAACTGCATTGTTCTTTCAATTAGGTCGAGTGATTCCGGTTGTGCGGGGTGATGGCGTGTATCAACACGGAATGGACTTCTGTATCAGTAGGCTAAACAACGGGGACTGGGTGCACATGTACCCGGAGGGAATAGTGAACACTTCAAAGGATTTCATGAGACTTAAATGGGGcaagttaatattttgtgaaataaaaattctcATAAATCTTTTGTTTTCAATCAATTAA
- the LOC128551281 gene encoding uncharacterized protein LOC128551281 yields MALSEFLAWLNSLSEGKVILAAHNGKVFDMKFLLKYVTETNCFNLFCENVYGFIDTLPLLRKQKPRMKSYKLTNLYEQTFGVTFEAHDALHDAKALQDIIKDRSIAFKEMESYVLTAAEAVNYFLNRCRSRACAAEIEKKYLKMKRVITCSMAKKISESGLSYDHLNTACLRDPENGIKLLLSEKVNGKPRVTNRTAIIKSIKSHFDTVHSQLLS; encoded by the coding sequence ATGGCATTGTCCGAATTTTTAGCATGGCTGAATTCCTTAAGTGAAGGGAAAGTTATTTTAGCGGCCCACAACGGAAAGGTTTTCGATATGAAATTCCTATTGAAGTATGTCACAGAAACAAATTGCTTTAATCTCTTCTGTGAAAATGTCTATGGATTTATTGACACACTACCTCTCCTTAGAAAACAGAAACCAAGGATGAAGTCATACAAACTAACTAATCTGTATGAACAGACATTTGGTGTTACATTCGAAGCTCACGACGCATTACATGATGCAAAAGCTTTACAGGATATTATCAAAGACCGGAGCATAGCGTTCAAAGAAATGGAAAGCTATGTTTTGACTGCAGCAGAAGCAGTAAACTATTTCTTGAATAGGTGTCGGTCACGTGCTTGTGCTGCTgaaattgagaaaaaatatttaaaaatgaaaagagttATTACATGTTCTATGGCAAAAAAGATCTCTGAAAGTGGACTTTCTTACGACCATTTAAACACGGCATGCTTACGTGATCccgaaaatggaataaaattgttgCTTTCAGAAAAAGTCAACGGGAAACCGAGAGTTACAAACAGAACGGCCATAATCAAGTCTATAAAATCACACTTTGACACTGTCCATTCACAGCTACTTAGCTAG
- the LOC123542999 gene encoding uncharacterized protein LOC123542999, with protein MKSTLFLIVCITFQKIYVAFNTQEGGVNISFNVTRMSTCRTEKDMFRRILGVGLPNCVRECGLRSHCEALCYRRKLQICDLFTTSDGGKLSNGDCIFIARSEIKIEKTPCGVCPHGKDCDINSKVCIFKECSRMEINNGVVLGNVNTRGSTVRYKCNNGYRDMSRLKTGICQEDGTWNMSANCKKEVILKDCSEVKECNSSYADGEYWLFPDVLEGHKVKIFCSGMSTSSPSEYISVDQDHNYGFDAGAINTVEMLTRYMKIRVNVKTMEIDCRDTTFTDPPSSSFHYARASGCKCRGGCQPYQGYFNISTVGTGLRFNDEVIFIHKICMSEIAD; from the exons ATGAAATCGACTTTATTTTTGATagtttgtataacttttcaaaaaatttatgTTGCTTTTAATACTCAAGAAGGAGGcgttaatatttcatttaacgtCACACGTATGTCAACATGTCGGACGGAAAAAGATATGTTTCGTCGAATTTTAGGAGTAGGACTTCCGAACTGCGTGAGAGAGTGTGGCTTACGATCGCATTGTGAAGCTTTGTGCTATAGGAGAAAGTTGCAAATTTGTGATTTATTTACAACAAGCGACGGAGGAAAACTTAGTAACGGAGACTGCATCTTTATTGCGAGATCTGAGATAAAGATTGAAAAG ACACCGTGTGGGGTTTGCCCTCATGGGAAAGATTGTGACATAAATTCTAAAGTCTGCATTTTTAAAG AATGCTCAAGAATGGAGATAAACAATGGTGTGGTTCTCGGAAATGTTAATACCAGAGGGAGCACTGTCCGGTACAAATGTAACAATGGATACAGGGACATGTCAAGACTAAAGACTGGTATCTGTCAAGAGGATGGTACATGGAATATGAGTGCCAACTGCAAAAAAGAGG TGATATTAAAAGACTGTTCCGAAGTAAAAGAGTGTAACTCGTCTTACGCTGATGGAGAGTACTGGTTATTTCCTGATGTTCTTGAAGGGcataaagtcaaaatattctgctcagGAATGTCAACATCGTCGCCGTCTGAATACATATCAG TTGACCAAGACCATAACTATGGCTTTGATGCCGGAGCAATTAACACTGTCGAAATGTTGACAAGATACATGAAAATACGTGTCAATGTGAAG ACAATGGAGATTGATTGTAGGGATACCACATTTACGGATCCGCCTTCTTCGAGCTTTCATTATGCAAGAGCTTCTGGCTGCAAATGTCGTGGCGGATGTCAGCCATATCAAGGATATTTCAACATATCTACAGTAGGAACTGGACTGAGATTTAACGATGAGGTGATATTCATTCACAAAATATGCATGTCTGAAATAGcagattaa